Proteins encoded together in one Diceros bicornis minor isolate mBicDic1 chromosome 18, mDicBic1.mat.cur, whole genome shotgun sequence window:
- the TADA2A gene encoding transcriptional adapter 2-alpha isoform X3, with the protein MALLEAVMDCGFGNWQDVANQMCTKTKEECEKHYMKHFINNPLFASTLLNLKQAEEAKTADTAIAFHSSDDPPRPTFDSLLSRDMAGYMPARADFIEEFDNYAEWDLRDIDFVEDDSDVLHALKMAVVDIYHSRLKERQRRKKIIRDHGLINLRKFQLMERRYPKEVQDLYETMRRFARIVGPVEHDKFIESHALEFELRREIKRLQEYRTAGITNFCSARTYDHLKKTREEERLKRTMLSEVLQYIQDSSACQQWLRRQADIDSGQSPSVPMASNSGRRSAPPLNLTGLPGTEKLNEKEKELCQMVRLVPGAYLEYKSALLNECNKQGGLRLAQARALIKIDVNKTRKIYDFLIREGYITKA; encoded by the exons ATGGCCCTTTTAGAAGCTGTCATGGACTGTGGCTTTGGAAATTG GCAGGATGTAGCCAATCAGATGTGCACCAAGACCAAGGAAGAGTGTGAGAAGCACTATATGAAGCATTTCATCAATAACCCTCTGTTTGCATCTACCCTGCTGAACCTGAAGCAAGCAGAGGAGGCAAAAACTGCTGACACAGCCATTGCATTTCACT CTTCAGATGACCCTCCTCGACCTACCTTTGACTCCTTGCTTTCTCGGGACATGGCGGGATACATGCCAGCTCGAGCAGATTTCATTGAG gaGTTTGACAATTACGCAGAATGGGACTTGAGAGACATCGATTTTGTGGAAGATGACTCGGACGTTTTACATG ctcTGAAGATGGCCGTAGTGGATATCTATCATTCCAGGTTAAAGGAGAGACAAAGGCGAAAAAA AATTATAAGAGACCATGGATTAATCAACCTCAGAAAGTTTCAGT TAATGGAGCGGCGGTATCCCAAGGAGGTCCAAGACCTTTATGAAACAATGAGGCGATTTGCAAGGATTGTGGGGCCAGTGGAGCATGACAAGTTCATTGAAAGCCATGCAC TGGAATTTGAACTCCGAAGGGAAATCAAAAGGCTCCAGGAATACAGGACAGCAGGCATTACGAATTTTTGTA GTGCCAGAACCTATGATCACCTCAAGAAGACTCGAGAGGAGGAGCGCCTTAAACGCACGATGCTCTCCGAAGTTCTCCAGTATATCCAGGACAGTAGTGCTTGCCAGCAGTGGCTCCGCCGGCAAGCTGACAT TGATTCTGGCCAGAGTCCTTCCGTTCCAATGGCTTCAAATTCAG GTAGACGAAGTGCACCACCCTTGAACCTCACTGGCCTCCCTGGCACAGAGAagctgaatgaaaaagaaaaggag CTTTGTCAGATGGTGAGGTTGGTCCCAGGAGCCTATTTAGAATACAAATCTGCTCTGTTGAACGAATGTAACAAGCAAGGAGGCTTGAGACTGGCACAGGCAAGAGCACTCATCAAGATAGACGTGAACAAAACCCGGAAAATCTATGATTTCCTCATCCGAGAAGGATACATCACTAAAGCCTGA